From the Mya arenaria isolate MELC-2E11 chromosome 17, ASM2691426v1 genome, the window GATGTAGTTTCACGTGCAATCAGCTGGACTCCTGTATCCCCCTGCTCCCATTCAATGACTGCAAATTAAAACGGGAAACACTGTTGGGACATCATGTTGGACGATATGATTGTTGAGCTTATTCttaaatcatgtaaagtgatgcTGTATCGGCCACACACTGGGTCGTATtaacaattctaggcttgttttaagGATTACTGTTTTTGCCGATGTTGCGACAATCTGGTGTTTAGCCCCTTAAAATGACGTATAACATGATTAGGATATTCGTGCAAAAATACGTTGTTATTACTATAAGTCCTTCGAATAAGGTTACTTGATAACATTGCTATCGTTGATGAGTATTTCAATGGTTGAGTGAAGACTTGTTCCTAGGCGGTAAACACTTACATTATTTTAGTTAATTTGAGATATGTATAATCTGTACTTGGTATGTGTCCCTCTTTAACTGTATGTTAGGCCTTTACCTATTGACACTTAAATTATTAATCTGCTTGTCTCCGTTGTATTATTGAAGCAATTAGACATCATGATATTTGCATTTCTGTATTAAGTAAACTATGACATATTGAGCAATTGgctatttatttgatattacagtcacaacattttttttattaacctAAATGAGGAAGAAGAATAGATGCCGTCAAAATATCTTAATCAAGCAAACAAACATGCTATATATACAAAGAATAGAACATAGTAACAGGACATAAACCTAgaaatttgacattgttcatttGTTTCATGTTCTTAATCAGAAAAGCATCTAATCCTTTCTTCTGAtatcaaaaaaatcaataagcAAATTCTCAAAGTATTTTTCACTCTTTTTATTCTACCATTTCATTTACAACGGCAAAAAGCGTTTGCAATCAATGATGTTCCAGCAGTCGATTATGATAGCCATAGTATTTTTGATGGATCCGCTTTAATCATCAAAACCTACcctgttttatattaaaaatgacacaaattaattcaacaaaaacgtTACGTGGATATTTACTGCCTCAAAAGATGTCATCACAATATCCCAATTGTAGcaattaaaaacacatttagcATACAATAGCTGTTACATGATAATTGTGTGTGAAATCCAGTCTCCACCAACTTCTTTAAAGTTCTAAAGCGTATCAAGCTAAAGACGAACTATAGCATAGTTTAATCCTGCTGTAAGAAACATAagatgtttaaagaaaaaagtccctatacaatatcaaaatgtttaaaaagcgAAGCACAGTTTCATCCTCATCAATTTCTTCCATAGCAAGGCATTAAATCATAAGCAGTCCACGTAGAACGACTGTAATGCCTCGTTTTACCATAAAAGTATCCTCTGCAATATCCGGAGTTTGTTTCATACACACtcattttacattgaatgtgTTCAATGCATTGAATTTTGCAGTCTATTTCGTCTTTTGCTGGTTTTCTTTGTAAATAGTACCCATATACATCGATCTCCTGGCGATAATTGGCAAATGGTCTCGAACATTTTCCTAGAAAGGAAAGgtattgttatgttattaaCTGGATGCCCATATATACGTTTGGAAGTTGAAACAGAATAAATTGTAGATGCAAAGTGAGCAGCATTGATTATTGGACCCTTTAAAAACATGTGCTTGTTTTAGCAAGTTAATATATGAAGAAGAGAAATTTGATCGAAAGAAAACCTAACATTTAAAGTACTTTGAGGTTTCAGGAAAAAATGATTCattgatattgaaaaacattACTATTTTCTAAATTCTTTTTAAACTAATTGGTTGctcatttaatttaacatttcagaACAACTGACTTGAGATATTAGCCTTCTATATGTATTTTCTTGGAAACGTGTGAGACTGAGCAGTGGAAAAAGacatgtttaaaccaaaaatgAAGTCGTCGAAATTAATTTTGCTGACCGTCCAAGGTGGTAACCCCAATGTCACTTAagttatgtatttaaattgcTGTGCGTCGTGTGTGTTGTCATTCTTTCACACAAAAATGTCATAACAGGATTTGGGCAACTGCACTAAACTGCATTGTTTCGTCTAAATGATTGTCTTTGTGTAGTACGGctgtttgtaaatattcataaaataaaagatgattataaatacCTTCTGGATAAAGGCTTGTTTCGTTTTTAAATAGGTATTCACTGCTCTTGTATCGAAACACGTATAAGTCGTCCGTGTCTTCAACATGAATGGTAACGTAATCTGGCTTCCATTTCTCTCCTACGTGGACGTTTCCATAGGCCTTCAGATGAATTTTCTCAATctaaaaatggcaaaaaagTGGCTAGATTTTATCAGAGGATTAAGATGAATGTATCTTGTTAAAGTGTACATACAGCATAATTTATGCAGTAATAAACAAAGTAATATAATTCTACATTtagtaaaacatattgcaatttGACATTGGTTTTGGTTCTTGTaactcatttaatttaattcgaACACCGTTCAATTTGAAGTTGATGACGGCATAccaaattaaattgataaattgatTTAATGTCAGGCACTGCGACCTCTTATAAAACGTTTCGTGCATACACCATATATTTCCATGTGTGATATTGTAAGGTATTGGCATTTTTACTTGAAGTAACAGTAGCAGCAAAAATGCTCATTGGTGGCGTTGAAGTGTCACATGTTATGTGTacctttaaattataaaatgcaaaGGCCTAACTGCTCAAAGTTTTATGTGCATCTATAAATGAaccataaacaaatataaaacattacgGACAACTTCTATGACTTAAGCATGAACTATTACACTCGTTATTAAAATTGTGTATGCATATTCTTGATTTTTAGCTTCATATGAAGTTAATGACTCCCtttttgtacatattgataATAAGTGGAAAATTTAGTGATTGTCACATGTGTGATTGCATATAATAAGATAAATACTTTCgatttttataatgttaatgaTGCTTAATATATTATTGGTGTAACTGTTCTAACGTATTGCTTCTATAAACATAGTATTTATTTAGTGAATATTCGTTTGTGTCAGCTTAAGACGGCAATATTTCGTCAAATTAGCAAAagccacttgtgaaatataaaaactgGTATACACGAggttaaatatatcattatagtATAACCTGTTCAATAGTATTGATTGAAAATCTCGTTTCCGATATTCGTCCTGGAAAAAAATCACCCCAAATAGGTATCCACCTGGTTTCTGCCTGTCTTCCTTGaatttttacaagaacattCTGTCTTGTCCCACCCCAAGGGTCTTTATCATAATCGATGGTTTTTACACGGATTCTGTACGTTGACGTTGATTCTGTAAAATTGTTCGATGATATGTATACAGGAATCcaaatattatatgattaaTTATTGGCGTGACCATAGAAAGTATATGTCATTCTTGTTATTGCTCATGTTCTTAATATTCAggtaaatattaagatataatttaATAGATATTTTCTACAGCAATGAAGATCAAAACATCCATGCAATACGCTTACCGGTATTACATAAATGAATCAAGTATATAATATGCACTTACAATttctatcaaaatattaatgtcacaaacaaaaatacattacagCTTCGTCTATATTTTGGCAACACCGAGCCTATCAATTATCAACTATCAATTCAGTTTCATGTTTTAAAGTATATCATAGTGTTGTTATGTCCTTAAATAAAGTTGTTGATTTGCAACAGCTAGTCCTATCAATTTATTACCATGTGAACAAGTATTTTGCAGTGTTGCAACAAATATTCGAAACAAATACTCTACCATGTCTTCCAGTAACTTGTATTGATGCAACAGCAAGTCATATTAATTCAttatcatatatacatgtattttacattatgTAACACTTAGACTTATAAATACAGTATCATGTCTCTAACGATATTGCAGCGTTGTAACTGCTAGTCCTTTCAATTCAGCACCATCGCTTTAAGACATATTAGACACCACtgagggccatatgacattataaggaccggccagtcagcctcCGAAGTTGTATATGCTAATTGCCCGAAGTGTTATAttccttatattataccgaacacttaaTATTTCCATTCACTATATTCAAAGCACTTTTTAAGCAGCACTCACCATttatatgacgtcagcggtccatattttgGAAAGGTCCGGTCCGGCAGAAAATATTATATAGtccgctgacgtcattaaaaaTGGAATTTCATTACAATAAAGTGATATACGGATCGATCAACTTTATACGCACAAAGAAGAGATGCACTTAATATGCAAggtattatatacatgtatgcagtgCAACAATTACTATTACTTATTCGTCtgtaataatgattaaaatacatCAATTCGTACGATTCGTACAATGCCAATTGTATCACATGCGCCATTCTATGTAATAAGCATTGTATACTACGCATACTCCTTTGATTGCAGACGACATTAATCGTCCACCCCGTCGCCGTGCACTTCGTAGATGAAGAGTTTGGAATGTATCCTTTCGCACAGTTAGATGAATCAAGGAAGAGTGTGTGGCCGTCTAAGTAAAATGAGTGTACATTTCTTAAGCCAGCAGGCGGAGTACagaaaactgaaaataaatgttaaatccagctctttttaaaacattgattattCCTTTGTCAAAATTCATTAAGGCATATACCTAATATTACGACTATTGTGTTACCTTGGGAAATTGTATATCGGAGATGCTATCAATTAAGTACCATCTCTACATGTAAAGTTCAATGTTGCAATAACTATTACTATTGCATCTgcaataatgattaaaatacacCAATTTGTACGTAAAACATTGTTCATTGTATCACACGCGCCATTACATGTAATTCTAATTGTACACAACGCATATTACTTTGATTGCATACGACATTAATCGTCCACCCCGTCGCCGTGCACTTCGTAGATGAAGAGTTTGGAATGTATCCTTTCGCACAGTTAGATGAATCAAGGTAGAGTGTGTGGCCGTCTAAGTAAAATGGGTGTACATTTCTTAAGACAGCAGGCGGACTACagaaaactgaaaataaaagtcaaatccatctcttttttaaaacattgattattCCTTTGTCAAAAGTCATTAAGGCATATACCTAATATTACGTATATTGTGTTACCTTGGGAAATTGTATATCTGAGATGCTATCAATTCAGTACCATCTCTACATGTAAAGTTCAATGTTGCAATAACTATTACTATTGCatctgtaataaaaattaaaatacaccaATTTGTACGTATATTCATTGTTCATTGTATCACACGCGCCATTATATGTAATTCTAATCGTACACAAAGCATATTACTTTGATTGCATACGACATTAATCGTCCACCCCGTCGCCGTGCACTTCGTAGATGAAGAGTTTGGAATGTAACCTTTGGCACAGTTAGAGGAATCAAGGTAGAGTGTGTGGCCGTCTAAGTAAAATAGGTGTACATTTCTTAAGCCAGCAGGCGGAGTACagaaaactgaaaataaatgttaaatccagctctttttaaaacattgattattCCTTTGTCAAAATTCATTAAGGCATATACCTAATATTACGACTATTGTGTTACCTTGGGAAATTGTATATCGGAGATGCTATCAATTAAGTACCATCTCTACATGTAAAGTTCAATGTTGCAATAACTATTACTATTGCATCTgcaataatgattaaaatacacCAATTTGTACGTAAAACATTGTTCATTGTATCACACGCGCCATTACATGTAATTCTAATTGTACACAACGCATATTACTTTGATTGCATACGACATTAATCGTCCACCCCGTCGCCGTGCACTTCGTAGATGAAGAGTTTGGAATGTATCCTTTCGCACAGTTAGATGAATCAAGGTAGAGTGTGTGGCCGTCTAAGTAAAATGGGTGTACATTTCTTAAGACAGCAGGCGGACTACagaaaactgaaaataaatgtcaaatccatctctttttttaaaacattgattattcctttgtcaaaatttattaaGGCATATACCTAATATTACGTCTATTGTGTTACCTTGGGAAATTGTATATCTGAGATGCTATCAATTCAGTACCATCTCTACATGTAAAGTTCAATGTTGCAATAACTATTACTATTGCatctgtaataaaaattaaaatacaccaATTTGTACGTATATTCATTGTTCATTGTATCACAAGCGCCATTATATGTAATTCTAATTGTACACAACGCATATTACTTTGATTGCATACGACATTAATCGTCCACCCCGTCGCCGTGCACTTCGTAGATGAAGAGTTTGGAATGTAACCTTTGGCACAGTTAGAGGAATCAAGGTAGAGTGTGTGGCCGTCTAAGTAAAATAGGTGTACATTTCTTAAGCCAGCAGGCGGAGTACagaaaactgaaaataaatgttaaatccagctctttttaaaacattgattattCCTTTGTCAAAATTCATTAAGGCATATACCTAATATTACGACTATTGTGTTACCTTGGGAAATTGTATATCGGAGATGCTATCAATTAAGTACCATCTCTACATGTAAAGTTCAATGTTGCAATAACTATTACTATTGCATCTgcaataatgattaaaatacacCAATTTGTACGTAAAACATTGTTCATTGTATCACACGCGCCATTACATGTAATTCTAATTGTACACAACGCATATTACTTTGATTGCATACGACATTAATCGTCCACCCCGTCGCCGTGCACTTCGTAGATGAAGAGTTTGGAATGTATCCTTTCGCACAGTTAGATGAATCAAGGTAGAGTGTGTGGCCGTCTAAGTAAAATGGGTGTACATTTCTTAAGACAGCAGGCGGACTACagaaaactgaaaataaatgtcaaatccatctcttttttaaaacattgattattCCTTTGTCAAAAGTCATTAAGGCATATACCTAATATTACGTCTATTGTGTTACCTTGGAAAATTGTATATCTGAGATGCTATCAATTCAGTACCATCTCTACATGTAAAGTTCAATGTTGCAATAACTATTACTATTGCATCtgtaattatgataaaaatacacCAATTTGTACGTATATACATTGTTCATTGTATCACAAACGCCATTATTTGTAAATCTAATTGTACACAACGCATATTACTTTGATTGCATACGATATTAATCGTCCAACCCGTCGCCGTGCACTTCGTAGATGAAGAGTTTGGAATGTAACCTTTGGCACAGTTCGATGAATCCAGGTAGAGTGTGTCGTCGACTATGTAAAAAGGCTGTACATTTCTTAAGCCAGCAGGCGGACTACAGGAAGCTGAAAATATATGTCAAACCCATctctgttttaaaacattgagCATTCCTTTAACATAGTTCATTAAGGCATATATCTAATGTTACGTCTATTGTATGTCCTTGGGAACAATTGTATATCTGAGATTAACAAATTTGAACTCACACATTGTATAGCATGGACATATAATCAGAAGAACAGCTTTAGTCAGTTATTTCATCAGTTCCTATCTAGCTGTATTTTATCCTACAGATATATTCTCGAAATCACACTGCaatatttccttaaataaaatgattatattgaaTTTGGTAATACCTGTGTACAAGGcacatgtttttaacaattttgtgaTTGAACAACAAAAAAGTCGCCTGGTCATGATTATCAAATAGGTAAATTGATAAGACATCCATATACTATGAATAAATTATGTTGGTGTCAATTTAAAGCTGAATCTTCGTTGTCTTGGTGACGACAAGAAATAGACGACGATCGGATGATGTTGCTAAAATACTCGTGAAAAAAGATAAcaatttgttatatgttttccAAGGAAactgtgaaaatatcaaattatattatattttctttaatgcttttcgatgaaatatggagtcaatttgatattttcactgtaatataactttcaaaactactttttaaatccagtgtagttacttccccttgattaAAACAGAACACTTTACTTTGGACcagaaaatgtttgcaaatgaaatatttaaaattaaaagaaatgttgcagaagtttaaagatatatttggaaattaacaacgaccgtttattagaaaaaggGTTATCCCGttgtttaaacgttttcttgatcatgaagctgaatgttcgaacatttgctttcataccaaacaaattacagacgaaaacaactcttcaaacataaaaagaatgttatatcatcgtgtaaaagtaattaaaactgtttgtcgttgtaatacgtaatacgaacttcccggaaaattcaaaCAACAATTTCAGATTTACCGATTGATTACCCcacacccacgcctcaaaatttgtcaacaaactagcgtggtcctcatcattatCTATGaatcgacctgtcttcaagcaaaacagactggtgtctgacagtaagatgactgaatattaatatatcatgaaacacacactaaaactaagaaaaatgttttatatccaatgtgtatccgcaattgttttgctaacacattcgaTCTTTCAAATTGTCGTTCAATATATGGCATCGTAGTagtttggttatgtattcatgctcTGCTTAaagtaaaagtgttttcgttaattttttggaacatagatgcactaataaagcttcattgaaaatatatgtacTATAAACGAGCGtacaataaacttttaaaagaatagcagagaactttttctcaacacTTTttctcgtgatcatagaaaaactatattttcattcGAGGCTTCGTGAAAAtattcgtgaaataaaatacgctcttaaataaacaaatatcctctatatattataGAATCGTTTCACTGTTTTTAATTAAAGCCCAATATCAGTTACAAATCAAAGGTCAGCGCGCACAAGGCTGGGACACGATTaaaacgacgtcatttccgacaTAATGTTACGTGTACATACAAATTGGCGCGTTTTTCTAAAAAAGTGTAATGCAATGATTTTTAACTCCAATTTTaggtttatgataaaaaaagattgttggtttcagtgtaagatagcaatatatttcacctcgtgaactcCAAAAGTGATTATTTAACTCTtggctacgccactcgtgaaatcaATCTTTTGTCGCTCACTCGGTATAATACACTGACTCatacaattatcctctatacaGTCGATCCAGCGACATTTGAACAGTTAAACACATGCATTAATAGGCGATCTGTTGCACTCGAAACAACTGGATAATGTTGGTGTGTGTTTTATCGTATATGTGTacaaaatactttcttttttcAGATAAAGAGCATTTGGAAGTGAAGAGCATTACCGACTCGATGAAGAAAGATTTCACTCAAATTGTGTAAAAATTTGTAATAGGCACTTTTGGAAACATCTTCAATAAGTACGGATTCCAGTTTCCAACCAGCAAACCTGCTGTGAAGGGCCTTAACACCGATTCGAATTTTGTTGATCTGAAATTTTAGTTTAACGATTTTGAGGTTTCGtaggttttaaaaatgattgtaaaaTGTCGAGATTTACGCAACTTACAAAGAACATTTGAGGCCACTTTACtaacaaatacttttttcttttctttcagtttgatgtaattttaaacacattaaaacaataaaaaggtaacttaaataatttttgtttaaagaatacCTACCTCTCCGACGTCAACAAAATGACCAACTGTAATATCATTATAACCAGCCTCAAACCGACCATGTAAGATGATTTTGCTGCTGTTCCCTTTGGaaccatacatgtacaagtataccTCCCTATCTGTGCCCTCACCCGTGCTCCATTTGATGTTAGCAGTTTTTACAGTTATACGGTAACTTGCTCCTACAATGGAGATTATCATCGCAATTATAAGTCAGCGATGCAAAAcatctaaaaacaaaacatacaggCGATGAATACTGATATATCATGGCACTTGGTGATTCTTAATAAGTCTTAACAAATTAGACTTTCAAATGactgtttaattgaaactttaatttttcaattaatGTATGCACCAAAACAAAGTTACATTAGTATTAAAGAAAGAAGAAGTTACCTCCCAAACAGCTGACTTGCTCAGACCAGCGACCGTTTACACAAGTAATCTGTCCTTTAAAACTGGGTATATTTCCACCGGAGCAGCTTTCATGAGAAACAGTGTATGTGGCTCCATTTCGGTATAACGCATCATTTCCTTTCTCAATCGGAGCTTGACATCCCTCCTCTGAAAAGTAGcaataacaaaaatagaaatgtgTTATGACACAAGGCAGTAACCGAATCATTTCAATTATGTCAGTACGAGCCGGATATAAGTAGAACACAGAGTTGTGTTACATGTATGACGCAATGTGGTaaccttttaaatatatacgatttgtttatttctgtgtAAACTGTCGAAGTACAatcatataatacattttaagaaaatgaatccTGGCTGAAATGGTAAGAAGACAAAcgcaattttaaaatcaaacgcACGCATGGCAATACACTGCCatcatttatcaaaacagctATAGGCTTCAATCAAAGAAAGTTTAATGAAGAAAGAAACCGCTATGGTCAACTTAATATTATtctaaggccacaacaaattgatcatttgttagtcggatttgccgcacccaaaattcgaaaaacgaaaaaaaacaaactttttttttgcgcccgcatttactatttggccgcgcatattattttttttgtttacttctgagttttctctattttctgaagttctTTTACTAAGaatttgagtgcaaaacttatattaaaatacacggacacaccACTTACaagaattaaacatgttttcgtgagttatgttttaaattttctaaaatgcatttctcagttttcatataatcataatcgttataaacagataaaaatagtaggacttgtaaatgttttagaaacagcctgtacattgtatttatgaaccagtcaatccacggtaaccacgccccctcccccaGGTCCTGGGGTATACTAGGGATAGTCGAGGAAATGGGCCAAgtttttacttttcaggtggccccacagtgccgggtgaatgcagtggatttacccggggttggctggaccgaaagtcaaagtccccgctattccccggaccttggggagtggtttcaattgactagtgcattacaaaCACATGgacagtataaaaaaacatcagtaaaatcagaaaataaaaccttttataagtaaaatgactgttttaattttctcaattcttcgtttttatccacttgttttctttgatcgatttgtataaaatggcctgtaattaaagtggcctgtttcttattggcattgaagctatggaggccgacatgatattctttttcaatgCACGGACCTATAAATCATAGGTTCGGGGTAAAGGCGGgttctttaaagggaaatatctttattccaccacctgctctaatataatgactggtgccacatttgcagatttgtttgatactgcttcatTTATGATGTCTCGCAATTTAATCCGCAGTGTCTTTTTAGATATGTTctctgttttatttacattttcgatcttctgcaatgtcaaattaaaagataattaagccacttaaatttgttaaactataataaaaacagataaaaacaatGAGGCCTTCTGACGCATGAGGACTTGCCTGATTCGCAACGGCTGCCAGAGAATCCATCCGGACAGCTACACTTGTTTGGGGAAGTACATGTCCCACCGTTCTGACATCCACCGTCACACCgagctgaaaatatttgtgacGTCGTCATCGAAAGTGAATTTGAGGAGAAAAAAGTGACGTTTACATTTTACTAAACCTCGTGCGTCATAAGGAGGGAAATATAgcttttttacataattaattttttttattattactttttaaacattgttataagttgaaaatattcagttTAGTTCACGGAACTTTCCTCTATTGCTTTACTTTTTTTTCGCCATTTTTAGACTCAATGCGGATGTATTTTGCATGCTTAAGTATGTTCTAAATGCCGCCACTTTCCTGTTAGAAGtctaaaaaataacacttaataaTATAATGGAAATTATATGTTTTGAGGCACAAGGTTCAATGCACTTTACAAGAGACGAACAACGACACACTATCACACAAAATAGATGCATATACTTGCATGCAGACTTGCCTGTTTGGCAAAGACTGCCAGAGAATCCATCGAGACATCTACACCTGTTTGGGGAGGTACATGTCCCAGCGTTTTGACATCCATCGCCACAAAGTGCTGAAAAATATACGTCACGTCATCAACGAAATTGTACAGCAGAAGGAAAATGTGACGTTTACATATTACGAGGTTTTGTGCCTCGTAGGCAGGCAATTAAAGTTGATTTTACTTACTTTttcaatagttttgttttttcaattcaattttatacATTGTCATAAGTTCGTTTTCCAATTATATCTTTTGGTGAACATTTCTTTTGTTGTAAACGAGAATACATCAACTCATCTTCGCCGACGACGTCACATATCATTCATACagattacaaatttaaaaataagatacccattgttaatgtttgttaacATATACAACATCGATTGAAATCAAAAGATGTTCAATCattatgttgaaaatgttttcatgttcGAATGCTAGTTCACGGTTTATTTtttgagatatttttttaaaggtcGCGAATGCACACCGACTAGTTAAAGGCATTCGCGGTGTATTTTTCGCTGAACACAAAGAAAGTTAACCTTATTTTTGGTCTTCTtaaaaatagcaataaacaaATTGCTACTATTCTTAATAACCATTTAGCTGTAGGCAGATAGTTAAATA encodes:
- the LOC128222974 gene encoding uncharacterized protein LOC128222974 isoform X3, coding for MLFVRVLSLFVFSALITKTEQALNCSIPDDPYASYYVNGEAFTGNGTVLHKNKVRVECENGTSLTVRSDVRTCRNGVWKPRKSFPICEPEPCRLNKEKGRRFFLLEKELDGEVGHEEKVNVVCDRNFDQMGNDEDSNSEIHCLKGQFDKMYQCVERCAIPDISNANITRSNGANTDKLKHGENITVTCHKGYSSQSSVEGNDASFTLTCKNGTIGNRTCELSQYRRDQQENVIPTAKSSLSSAAAAAADTTSAIGRQTDTNKTQSRSPVNERVTVPGEPTTSPIDIDHGELNCTIPESTDVKFVTLSGEELKEGAQIHHGRQILAEKECKDYFEGYHLDYDYYGEEISPPTRLLSTIVICTEGVISDYTLDCDDVETSDTPVTIPEECKTVPNGEVTDNGKSFQCNEDYVHADSLLYERYSCSCDRTIPALVCNGRQAKCKPINCKLNSFIEQGMTLKYRSKFITASTIDAIDHGELVMFNCEIGANGVTYEPKRRMFKCDRGKWFEDNRRGSVWSLGNNGTFPKCRPAKCECQNGGTCIRDETCKCSRFTKGLQCETPLCPGQCQNGGSCISPNRCSCPYGFFGSRCETALCDGGCQNGGTCISPNKCSCPDGFSGSRCESALCDGGCQNGGTCISRNRCSCPKGFSGSRCETALCDGGCRNGGTCTSPNRCTCPNGFSGSHCETALCDEECQNGGTCSSPNKCSCSNEFSGIHCETALCGDGCQNAGTCTSPNRCRCLDGFSGSHCQTARCDGGCQNGGTCTSPNKCSCPDGFSGSRCESEEGCQAPIEKGNDALYRNGATYTVSHESCSGGNIPSFKGQITCVNGRWSEQVSCLGGASYRITVKTANIKWSTGEGTDREVYLYMYGSKGNSSKIILHGRFEAGYNDITVGHFVDVGEINKIRIGVKALHSRFAGWKLESVLIEDVSKSAYYKFLHNLSEIFLHRVASCSPPAGLRNVQPFYIVDDTLYLDSSNCAKGYIPNSSSTKCTATGWTINIVCNQIFCSPPAVLRNVHPFYLDGHTLYLDSSNCAKGYIPNSSSTKCTATGWTINVVCNQIFCTPPAGLRNVHLFYLDGHTLYLDSSNCAKGYIPNSSSTKCTATGWTINVVCNQIFCSPPAVLRNVHPFYLDGHTLYLDSSNCAKGYIPNSSSTKCTATGWTINVVCNQIFCTPPAGLRNVHLFYLDGHTLYLDSSNCAKGYIPNSSSTKCTATGWTINVVCNQIFCSPPAVLRNVHPFYLDGHTLYLDSSNCAKGYIPNSSSTKCTATGWTINVVCNQIFCTPPAGLRNVHSFYLDGHTLFLDSSNCAKGYIPNSSSTKCTATGWTINVVCNQRKSTSTYRIRVKTIDYDKDPWGGTRQNVLVKIQGRQAETRWIPIWGDFFPGRISETRFSINTIEQIEKIHLKAYGNVHVGEKWKPDYVTIHVEDTDDLYVFRYKSSEYLFKNETSLYPEGKCSRPFANYRQEIDVYGYYLQRKPAKDEIDCKIQCIEHIQCKMSVYETNSGYCRGYFYGKTRHYSRSTWTAYDLMPCYGRN
- the LOC128222974 gene encoding uncharacterized protein LOC128222974 isoform X5; this translates as MLFVRVLSLFVFSALITKTEQALNCSIPDDPYASYYVNGEAFTGNGCAIPDISNANITRSNGANTDKLKHGENITVTCHKGYSSQSSVEGNDASFTLTCKNGTIGNRTCELSQYRRDQQENVIPTAKSSLSSAAAAAADTTSAIGRQTDTNKTQSRSPVNERVTVPGEPTTSPIDIDHGELNCTIPESTDVKFVTLSGEELKEGAQIHHGRQILAEKECKDYFEGYHLDYDYYGEEISPPTRLLSTIVICTEGVISDYTLDCDDVETSDTPVTIPEECKTVPNGEVTDNGKSFQCNEDYVHADSLLYERYSCSCDRTIPALVCNGRQAKCKPINCKLNSFIEQGMTLKYRSKFITASTIDAIDHGELVMFNCEIGANGVTYEPKRRMFKCDRGKWFEDNRRGSVWSLGNNGTFPKCRPAKCECQNGGTCIRDETCKCSRFTKGLQCETPLCPGQCQNGGSCISPNRCSCPYGFFGSRCETALCDGGCQNGGTCISPNKCSCPDGFSGSRCESALCDGGCQNGGTCISRNRCSCPKGFSGSRCETALCDGGCRNGGTCTSPNRCTCPNGFSGSHCETALCDEECQNGGTCSSPNKCSCSNEFSGIHCETALCGDGCQNAGTCTSPNRCRCLDGFSGSHCQTARCDGGCQNGGTCTSPNKCSCPDGFSGSRCESEEGCQAPIEKGNDALYRNGATYTVSHESCSGGNIPSFKGQITCVNGRWSEQVSCLGGASYRITVKTANIKWSTGEGTDREVYLYMYGSKGNSSKIILHGRFEAGYNDITVGHFVDVGEINKIRIGVKALHSRFAGWKLESVLIEDVSKSAYYKFLHNLSEIFLHRVASCSPPAGLRNVQPFYIVDDTLYLDSSNCAKGYIPNSSSTKCTATGWTINIVCNQIFCSPPAVLRNVHPFYLDGHTLYLDSSNCAKGYIPNSSSTKCTATGWTINVVCNQIFCTPPAGLRNVHLFYLDGHTLYLDSSNCAKGYIPNSSSTKCTATGWTINVVCNQIFCSPPAVLRNVHPFYLDGHTLYLDSSNCAKGYIPNSSSTKCTATGWTINVVCNQIFCTPPAGLRNVHLFYLDGHTLYLDSSNCAKGYIPNSSSTKCTATGWTINVVCNQIFCSPPAVLRNVHPFYLDGHTLYLDSSNCAKGYIPNSSSTKCTATGWTINVVCNQIFCTPPAGLRNVHSFYLDGHTLFLDSSNCAKGYIPNSSSTKCTATGWTINVVCNQRSMRKSTSTYRIRVKTIDYDKDPWGGTRQNVLVKIQGRQAETRWIPIWGDFFPGRISETRFSINTIEQIEKIHLKAYGNVHVGEKWKPDYVTIHVEDTDDLYVFRYKSSEYLFKNETSLYPEGKCSRPFANYRQEIDVYGYYLQRKPAKDEIDCKIQCIEHIQCKMSVYETNSGYCRGYFYGKTRHYSRSTWTAYDLMPCYGRN